One Ahaetulla prasina isolate Xishuangbanna chromosome 1, ASM2864084v1, whole genome shotgun sequence DNA window includes the following coding sequences:
- the MRPS23 gene encoding small ribosomal subunit protein mS23 isoform X2 — MAGSRLEKLGTIFTRVQNLLRSGAMRESQKPIWYDVYEAFPPLREPIYRNTRPLVGKTTDTVPPILYPEDQIRAKFYEVYGTGSGMFELARSNYKSPCQRFVEKYNELKKKQGEMDEDLLFAETGKALLAEGLVLSRKGKKVAPMPPSTVPVLELQEILQQEEVSTENPEPKTEPSEKPKEESS, encoded by the exons ATGGCGGGGAGCCGGTTGGAGAAGTTGGGAACAATCTTTACCCG GGTGCAGAATCTGCTACGCTCTGGGGCAATGCGCGAATCCCAGAAACCCATCTGGTATGATGTTTACGAGGCTTTCCCTCCCTTGCGGGAGCCCATTTATCGCAATACTCGCCCGTTAGTGGGAAAGACAACAGATACAGTGCCCCCTATACTGTACCCGGAGGATCAGATCAGAGC GAAATTTTATGAAGTCTATGGAACTGGTTCAGGTATGTTTGAACTAGCAAGATCAAATTATAAATCTCCCTGTCAGAG GTTTGTTGAGAAATACAATGAACTGAAGAAGAAGCAGGGAGAAATGGACGAAGACCTACTGTTTGCAGAAACAGGAAAAGCGCTTTTGGCAGAGGGTCTGGTTTTATCAAGAAAGGGCAAAAAA GTTGCTCCAATGCCTCCATCAACCGTGCCTGTATTAGAGCTTCAAGAGATACTTCAGCAAGAGGAGGTCAGCACAGAAAATCcagagccaaaaacagagcccagcGAAAAGCCAAAGGAAGAATCCTCCTGa
- the MRPS23 gene encoding small ribosomal subunit protein mS23 isoform X1, whose protein sequence is MAKALGIPGRHKELRFSWSRTGLFANPKVVEPPVSEAVYSRKELPSSDLRVQNLLRSGAMRESQKPIWYDVYEAFPPLREPIYRNTRPLVGKTTDTVPPILYPEDQIRAKFYEVYGTGSGMFELARSNYKSPCQRFVEKYNELKKKQGEMDEDLLFAETGKALLAEGLVLSRKGKKVAPMPPSTVPVLELQEILQQEEVSTENPEPKTEPSEKPKEESS, encoded by the exons ATGGCAAAAGCCCTGGGAATCCCTGGAAGGCACAAAGAGTTGCGGTTTTCTTGGAGCAGGACGGGGCTATTTGCAAACCCGAAAGTGGTCGAACCTCCAGTTTCAGAGGCAGTCTACTCTCGAAAGGAACTGCCAAGTTCTGACCTACG GGTGCAGAATCTGCTACGCTCTGGGGCAATGCGCGAATCCCAGAAACCCATCTGGTATGATGTTTACGAGGCTTTCCCTCCCTTGCGGGAGCCCATTTATCGCAATACTCGCCCGTTAGTGGGAAAGACAACAGATACAGTGCCCCCTATACTGTACCCGGAGGATCAGATCAGAGC GAAATTTTATGAAGTCTATGGAACTGGTTCAGGTATGTTTGAACTAGCAAGATCAAATTATAAATCTCCCTGTCAGAG GTTTGTTGAGAAATACAATGAACTGAAGAAGAAGCAGGGAGAAATGGACGAAGACCTACTGTTTGCAGAAACAGGAAAAGCGCTTTTGGCAGAGGGTCTGGTTTTATCAAGAAAGGGCAAAAAA GTTGCTCCAATGCCTCCATCAACCGTGCCTGTATTAGAGCTTCAAGAGATACTTCAGCAAGAGGAGGTCAGCACAGAAAATCcagagccaaaaacagagcccagcGAAAAGCCAAAGGAAGAATCCTCCTGa